The genomic window CGGGATGCAGTTAATAACAATCTGCATCCGGGATCAAGATGGAAGCTGGCGCTAACTTATTTATATACAACACCTGGTATACCAATTGTCTATTATGGAAGTGAAATTGCCCTTGACGGCGGGGAAGATCCGGACAACCGCCGAATCATGGATTTTCGGACAGACAAAGAATTGATCGATTATATTTCAAAAATAGGAGAATTGCGAGATAAGCATCCTTCTTTAACAAGAGGGACAATGGAACTTCTTTACGAGAAAAAGGGAATGGCTGTTTACAAACGAGAGTATGAAAACGAAACCGCTGTCATTGCCATCAATAATACGTCGAAGTCACAGAAAATAACGTTGACAGAGAAAGATATTGCAGCTGGCAAAGAACTGAGAGGCTTGCTGAATGGTGACCTTGTCCGAAGCGAAAACGGAGAATACAACTTGATCATTGACCGCGATGAAGCAGAGATTTATTTTTTGGCAGAAAAAACAGGATTAAATATTCCTTTCCTTGTCATTTTGGGAGGAGTTATTGCGGCCTTCATTCTATTCCTTGTTTTAGCTTGGAAGAAAGGAAGAAAGACAAGTTCCTAGTATTACATGAATTTTTTCTGCCCGGAACTAAAAGGAGGTTTGCAGCATGTTAGAGGATACAAGCTTTGCTATTCATCCAGGACAAAAAAAGCAAATGCAAGATTCCAACTACAAGGATATCGGGAATGTATTAGAAGTTGAGAAAGCACATAATGGCGCAGCGGTAAAAACAGAATCCGGAACATTATTAATCAAATTCTACCGCGATGATATCGTCCGTTTTGTGTTTAATCCATATGGTGAAACAACTTTGCAGAGCAGCCCTGCTCTGATTACGGAAGGTGAGAAAAAAGCTGTATCCGTATATGAGAAGAACGGACAAATTCTTTTATCTTCGGCAAAATTACTCATTTATTTAGATAAATCGCCACTGCGCGTTACGGTAGCCGATCAAGATGGGCGCCTGCTTGTGAAAGAAGGTGCAAAAGGGATGGGATATAAGGATTCAAAAGAAGTGATTTGTTTTAAAGAAATGGACCCGGAAGATCATTTTTACGGATTTGGGGAAAAAACAGGATTTTTAGATAAACGCGGTGAAAAAATGACGATGTGGAACAGTGATGTTTATGCACCGCACAATCCTGAAACCGATTCCTTATATCAATCCATTCCGTATTTTATGACGTTAAGAAACGGATTTGCACACGGAATCTTTTTTGATAATACGTTTAAGACAACATTTGATTTTCGATCAGAGGAAACGAATTATACTTTCTCAGCAGAAGGCGGACAAATTGATTACTACGTCATGGCAGGTCCAACACCGAAAGATGTTTTGGAACAATACACATATTTAACGGGAAGAATGCCGATTCCGCCAAAATGGGCCATCGGGTACCACCAGTCCCGATACAGCTATGAAACAGAGCAGGAAGTTCGTGAATTAGCAAACACTTTTATCGAAAAAGGAATACCGCTCGATGTGATCTATTTGGATATTCACTACATGGACGGCTACAGGGTTTTTACATTTGATAAAGAAAGATTTCCGAATCCAAAGCAGCTTATTGAAGATTTAAAGGCACAGGGTATCCGCATTGTTCCAATTGTCGATCCGGGTGTAAAAGAAGATCCTGAATATTATATCTACCAGGAGGGAATCCGGGGAGATCATTTCTGCAAGTATATTGAAGGAACTATTTATTTCGGCGACGTTTGGCCTGGAAACAGTGCCTTCCCTGATTTTACTAGTTCAAAAGTGCGGCGATGGTGGGGAGAAAAACATAAGTTTTATAGTGATCTAGGCATTGAAGGCATTTGGAATGATATGAATGAGCCTGCAGTGTTCAACGAAACGAAGACGATGGACGTCAAAGTCATGCATGATAATGACGGTGATCCCCGCACCCATCGGGAACTCCACAATATTTACGGATTGCTGATGGGGGAAGCGACTTACAGCGGAATGAAAGAGCAGCTAAACGGCAAACGGCCATTTTTATTAACCCGTGCGGGCTATTCAGGGGTTCAGCGTTACGCAGCCGTCTGGACCGGTGATAACCGAAGCTTCTGGGAGCATTTGCAAATGTCGATTCCGATGGTCATGAATCTCGGCTTATCAGGCATTCCGTTCGCAGGGGCTGATGTTGGCGGCTTTGCCCATGATTCAAACGGCGAGCTGCTTGCCCGCTGGACTCAAGTAGGGGCGTTTATTCCTTATTTCCGCAATCATAGCGCTCTTGGTTTTTCACGCCAAGAACCATGGTCATTCGGGGAAAAATATGAAAAAGTCATAAAAAAATATATTCAATTGCGTTATCAATGGCTGCCGCATTTTTATTCGCTGTTTGTTGAAGCGCACTATACAGGAACTCCGGTTATGCGCCCGTTGATGATGGAATATCCAAAAGATGAAAATACGTACAATCTTTCTGACCAATTCATGGTTGGAGACAATGTCATTATTGCACCGATCATGCAGCCGACCGTTCAGCATCGAGCTGTTTATCTTCCTGAAGGAAATTGGGTCGATTACTGGACGGAAGAAGTATATAAAGGCGGAAAACATCATCTTGTAAATGCAGACTTAAACAAGCTGCCGATTTTTGTAAAACAAGGTTCGATCCTTGTTCACGGACCGGTAAAACGGTCGACGGAAATAAAAGACGAAAAGCTGACTCTCCATTTGTATTATGGTGAAAATACAGCATCTTCTTTTAAGTTGTATGATGATGACGGAAGTACATTTGAATATGAACAAGGAAGCTATTTACTAAAAACCTTTTTTGTAAAATGCGAAAAAGACCAAATTTCGTTGACTTTTTCTGACGAAGGCAGCTTTAAGCCTGAATGGAAAAACATCGAACTGGTTGTGCATGGAGCACATGAAAATACCGCGTTATTTATTAATGGAAAAGAGAAATCCTTGCAGAAAAAGGATGATCTTACACTTTCAGTTACGTTATAAAAATAAAAAGCGAAGCGCGAAGCTTCGCTTTTTTAGAATCTGCCACATGGTTCTGCGGTATTAAGTTAGTTGGCTCATAAATCAGCTCATAAATATTCCAAAGTGGCTCAAAAGCAAAAAAAGTATGGAAAGCAAGTTTCCAATGCTCCACTTTTTTATCGGTAGTTAATAAATTGAACCTCAATGGACAGATCGGCTTCACGTATGGCAGCAATGATTTTTTGCAGATCATCCCTGCTCTTTCCTGTTACACGGATTTGGTCATCTTGTACTTGGCTTTTCACTTTTAAGCCGCTGTTCTTAATAATGGTGTTGATTTTTTTGGCATTATTTTTATCAATACCTTGAATGAGCTTGGCTCTTTGTCTTACTGTACCACCGGAAGCATTTTCAATTTTGCCGTAATCAAGATTCTTTATAGGGACTCCTCTTTTAATCAATTTCCCGATTAAAACATCCTTTAATTGTCCGAGTTTGTACTCATCATCGGAAACAAGAACGAGTTCGTCCTTTTCCAGCTTAATATCGCTTTTGCTGCCTTTAAAATCGTAGCGAGTTTGAATTTCTTTCATTGCGATATTGATTGCATTTGTTACTTCAGACAGATCTACTTTGGATACAATATCAAATGAACTCTCTTTTGCCATTTTAACCTCCGAAAACATTTTTCATTATTGCCTCCATTATAGTAAAATATAGCAGTTCAAACAACTTTATTAGATAATAATTGGAGGGAGCAAAGTGTCCTTGACTTCACTATTGGGCCAGGTTGTCCATTTAAAAGTAGTCCGCATAACAGAATTTGGGTATTTTTTAACGGATGGAAAAGAAGATGTGATGATGCATAAGAACGAAGCAAAACGTGAATATACAGAAGGAGAGAATGCGGAAGTATTCCTTTATACTGATGCAAAAGGAAGAATTGCCGCCACTGATACAATTCCGTTTATTACTGTCAATAAATATGGATGGGCAGAGGTCACAGATGTGAAACCGGGAGTAGGAATTTTCTTAAATATCGGCATTAAGAAAGAACTGTTATTGGGAGAGGAAGATTTGCCTTCACATAAATCTGTATGGCCGATCAAGGGAGATATGCTCTTTACAACAATCCGGATTAGCCGCAATAATCGGATGTTTGCGCGGCTAGCGACTGAAAAAGTGATGGAAGAGCTCGCTGTAAAAGCAACGAAAAAAGATTTTAATAAAAATGTTCAGGGGCATATTTACCGTACAGCAAAGGTTGGCAGCTGGATTTATACAACTGAAGGATTTAAAGGATTTATTCACGAATCCCAAACAGAAAAAGAACCAAGGCTCGGTGAAAAAGTAGAGGGGCGAATCATCGATGTCAAAGTTGACGGGAGCATTAATGTATCGCTTCTCGGAAGAAAGCATGAGACGCTTGATCAAGATGCAGAACGGATTTTTGCGTTCCTTCAATCCCGGAACGGGGCGATGCCTTATTCCGATAAAAGTATGCCGGAAGACATTATGGAACGGTTCAATTTGAGCAAAGGGGCATTTAAAAGAGTTCTCGGTCGATTAATGAAAGACGGAAAGATCTATCAGGAAGAAGGCTGGACATATATGAAAAAGTAGATAAAGTGCAAAGGTTTACTGCTTCGATCCTTGTCAAGGGATGATAATGGAGTCTTTAATCTGATAAATGAGCCGTCATTTTGATATATGAGTCTTTATCTAGATAAATGAGCCGTTATTTTGATATATAAGCCTTTATATCGAAAAATGAGCCGTCGTTCCGAAAAATGAGCCCTTATCTAGATAAATGAGCCATCGTTCCGATATATGAGCCATTATCCAAATAAATGAGCCGTCATTCTGATTCATAAGCCCTTTTCCAATACATAAGAACTTATACAGATTTATGTACCGCCGAATTACACTTATGAGCTTTCATTCCAATTTAAAAGAACCGGGCAGAACCCCGGTTTATCTTATCATAGATGATCAGTTTTTTTTGAGTACTGGTTCTTTCCGGCTTTTCGGTTTTTCTCGCGAAGCATGTTTTTTTCATGTCTTAGTGCTTGGTTGTCTTGAGCCTTTTTATCATTGTCAGAAGTATGCGGCATAAAAATACCCCTTTCAGTAAATTTAGGTGACTGCGACCTTATTGTTTACATTACTGAAAGGAGTATGTATGAATTATGGGATTTGATTTAAGAAAAAGACCGCTATCGCTCCCGGACCTGTATGTGAACCAATCGCTGCTCCAATAGAAGTAATTTCAATGTGTTTTGGGTTGAATTCCTGTTCGATCATGTTTTTCATTTCTTGCGCTGTTGCTTCGTCGTCAGCGTGGCTGATTCCAATCACTTGACTGTTCAAGTCGGTTCCGCGCTCTTTCATCAATTCAATGATGCGCCGAAGCAATTTCTTTTTTCCGCGGAGCTTTTCAATAGGAATCAGTTTGCCGTCTTCAACATTTAAGAGCGGTTTAATGTTAAGCAATCCTCCTAAAAAAGCGGATGCTTTGGAAACTCGGCCCCCTTTTGCTAAATACTCAAGGTCATCGACTGTAAAAAGATGTTCCATATGTTCACAGCGAAAGCGGATGTCCTCGAGTATCTTTTCTTTTGCAACGCCATTATTCGCTAACAGGGCCGCTTCCTTGACGACTAGACCCAGACCGAGTGAGGCGCATTTGGAATCAACAATCGTTAAATTGAAATCGGGGTACCGTTCCTTAACTTGTTCAAGGACCATCACTGCAGTTTGATATGTCCCTGATAGTTCTGAAGAAAATGCGATGTATATTCCATCTTCATTTGCTTCGGCCATTTTTGTGAAAAGCTCTTCAAGCCCATGTGGGGAAGCTTGCGAAGTCTTAGGAATTTTTCCTTCTCTTATTGCATCATAAACCGTTTTTGGTTCGATCGTTTTGAGATCTTCGTATTCTTGTCCATCTAAATGTACCTTAAGAGGAATCAACGCAGTCTGATGCTCGTTGTAAAATTCTAAAGGCAAATCGCATGCACTGTCTGCCAATATTTTAACTGACATTTTTTCACCTGCTTTCTTTCTACAAATTACGCTTTAAGTTTATCCGTTTCATTATAAAAAGACAATTAAAGTAGTGAGAAATAGAAATATTGGGTAAAAAAATAATAATGATCAATAAAGATTTTAGTTTTTTCACGAATAATAGGGGGAATCATCATGGTCTGGCTGCAAACGAAAAAAACATTTGTCGTACTATTTGGCGCATTATTAAATGCTATAGCAATGAACTTTTTTTTGATTCCTGCTAATGTATATGCCAGCGGT from Bacillus methanolicus includes these protein-coding regions:
- a CDS encoding glycoside hydrolase family 31 protein, producing MLEDTSFAIHPGQKKQMQDSNYKDIGNVLEVEKAHNGAAVKTESGTLLIKFYRDDIVRFVFNPYGETTLQSSPALITEGEKKAVSVYEKNGQILLSSAKLLIYLDKSPLRVTVADQDGRLLVKEGAKGMGYKDSKEVICFKEMDPEDHFYGFGEKTGFLDKRGEKMTMWNSDVYAPHNPETDSLYQSIPYFMTLRNGFAHGIFFDNTFKTTFDFRSEETNYTFSAEGGQIDYYVMAGPTPKDVLEQYTYLTGRMPIPPKWAIGYHQSRYSYETEQEVRELANTFIEKGIPLDVIYLDIHYMDGYRVFTFDKERFPNPKQLIEDLKAQGIRIVPIVDPGVKEDPEYYIYQEGIRGDHFCKYIEGTIYFGDVWPGNSAFPDFTSSKVRRWWGEKHKFYSDLGIEGIWNDMNEPAVFNETKTMDVKVMHDNDGDPRTHRELHNIYGLLMGEATYSGMKEQLNGKRPFLLTRAGYSGVQRYAAVWTGDNRSFWEHLQMSIPMVMNLGLSGIPFAGADVGGFAHDSNGELLARWTQVGAFIPYFRNHSALGFSRQEPWSFGEKYEKVIKKYIQLRYQWLPHFYSLFVEAHYTGTPVMRPLMMEYPKDENTYNLSDQFMVGDNVIIAPIMQPTVQHRAVYLPEGNWVDYWTEEVYKGGKHHLVNADLNKLPIFVKQGSILVHGPVKRSTEIKDEKLTLHLYYGENTASSFKLYDDDGSTFEYEQGSYLLKTFFVKCEKDQISLTFSDEGSFKPEWKNIELVVHGAHENTALFINGKEKSLQKKDDLTLSVTL
- a CDS encoding YajQ family cyclic di-GMP-binding protein produces the protein MAKESSFDIVSKVDLSEVTNAINIAMKEIQTRYDFKGSKSDIKLEKDELVLVSDDEYKLGQLKDVLIGKLIKRGVPIKNLDYGKIENASGGTVRQRAKLIQGIDKNNAKKINTIIKNSGLKVKSQVQDDQIRVTGKSRDDLQKIIAAIREADLSIEVQFINYR
- a CDS encoding CvfB family protein → MSLTSLLGQVVHLKVVRITEFGYFLTDGKEDVMMHKNEAKREYTEGENAEVFLYTDAKGRIAATDTIPFITVNKYGWAEVTDVKPGVGIFLNIGIKKELLLGEEDLPSHKSVWPIKGDMLFTTIRISRNNRMFARLATEKVMEELAVKATKKDFNKNVQGHIYRTAKVGSWIYTTEGFKGFIHESQTEKEPRLGEKVEGRIIDVKVDGSINVSLLGRKHETLDQDAERIFAFLQSRNGAMPYSDKSMPEDIMERFNLSKGAFKRVLGRLMKDGKIYQEEGWTYMKK
- a CDS encoding DUF3941 domain-containing protein, which codes for MPHTSDNDKKAQDNQALRHEKNMLREKNRKAGKNQYSKKTDHL
- a CDS encoding DegV family protein, which codes for MSVKILADSACDLPLEFYNEHQTALIPLKVHLDGQEYEDLKTIEPKTVYDAIREGKIPKTSQASPHGLEELFTKMAEANEDGIYIAFSSELSGTYQTAVMVLEQVKERYPDFNLTIVDSKCASLGLGLVVKEAALLANNGVAKEKILEDIRFRCEHMEHLFTVDDLEYLAKGGRVSKASAFLGGLLNIKPLLNVEDGKLIPIEKLRGKKKLLRRIIELMKERGTDLNSQVIGISHADDEATAQEMKNMIEQEFNPKHIEITSIGAAIGSHTGPGAIAVFFLNQIP